A region of the Rhizobium binae genome:
CCGGCCTATTGGAATGCAGTAGAGCCCGCTCGAGCGCTCCTCCTCCTTCGAGCTCGCGGGCATTGACCGGATAGACCGGTCCAAGGCGGTGCCACTGGCGCCGCCTTTTTTTGTTGTTTCGGGAAATCAGGAAAGGTGATCAGGTGGCCATTTGCATCTCCTTCTCCCCGCTGGGGCGAAGAGGGAGCAAGCCGCACCGCCAGGCCCAAATCCCCCGTCAAGGCCGATCAAAATGGATCGTCACCCAGCCATTCCGCCAGATCGTCCTGACGTGCCGGAGCCTCGCACCGCTATAGGCGGCAATCACCTTCCATCGCTGCGCGGCCAAAATCCCCGACAAGATCACCGAACCACCCGGCGCAAGATGGGCGGCAAGCTGAGGCGCCATGCGGATCAGCGGCCGGGCGAGGATGTTGGCGATAATGAGGTCAAAGGGACCATGCTCGGAAAAAGCAGTCGAGTGAAAGCCTGGCGCGGTTCTTGCGACGATGCCCGAGGCGATGCCGTTGCGGCGAACGTTTTCGGCCGCCACCCGCGTCGCGATCGGGTCGATGTCGGTGGCGAGTACCGGTATGTTCTTGAGCTTGCGCACCGCAATCGCCAGCACACCGCTGCCGGTGCCGAGATCGAGTGCGTTGCGGACGCGGCGGGATCGCATCACACGATCGATCACTTCGAGGCAGCCGGCCGTCGTACCGTGATGGCCTGTGCCGAAGGCCTGGCCGGCATCGATCTCGATGGCGATGTCGCCGGGACGGACCTTGTCGCGGTCATGCGAGCCATGCACCAGAAAGCGCCCTGCCCTGACAGGCTTCAGTCCTTCCAGCGATTTCACCACCCAATCGACGTCGGGGATGACCTCCCGCAACAGCTGAGCGTCGGGAAAGGCGCTTAGCAGCGCTGTCTCGACGCGGGAGCGCACCTGCGCCTCGTCCTCGGCCATCATGTAGACGGAGGCTTCCCAGATATCCCTCGTCTCATCGACCTCAGTGGTGCCGATGGCGAAGTCTTCTTCGCCGAAGACCTCGCTCAGAAGGTCGAGAATCTGTTCGGCCTTGCTCTCGGTCGTCGATACGTAAAGGCGGATTTCACTCACGATAGGCGGTCTTTCCCGTTTCCACTGCCCGCCATCGGTCGGGCCAGCGCCCGATCACGCTCAAGCCGTCACCCCTTGCTGACGAGATTCTCCAGCTTCTTTATCGCCGTGTCCGGGTTTTCGCCATAGGCGATCGTTCCGGAAAAACGCCCGGCCGAATCGAGCAGGAAAACGGAGGCCGTGTGATCCATCGTATAATCGCCCTTCGGATCCTTCTCGTCGACCGGCACCTTCTTGGCGTAGACGCGGAAACCCTTGATGACCTCGGCGATCTTCTCCGGCGGGCCTGAAATTCCGGTAATACGCTTGGACACGTTGGAGACGTACTCGTTCATGATCTCGGGCGTGTCGCGCTCGGGGTCGACGGTCACGAAATAGGCCTGCAGCTTGTCACCCTTGGGATCGACCTTCTCCATCCATCCGTTCAGCTCGAACAGCGTCGTCGGACACACCTCAGGGCAATGGGTGAAGCCGAAGAACAGCGCCGTCGGCTTGCCGCGCAGCGCCTGCTCGGTGATCGGCTGTCCGCTCTGGGAGACCAGGGTGAAAGGCACACCGAACGGCGCCTCCGCCACGACATCGGAAGACTTCTTGAGATAGAGCGTGGATGCGCCGAGAACGCCGGCAACGATCAGCACGGCGACCCAGATGACGATACGGAATGTCTGCATTGGCATGAACCTCGATCCGGGCGGATATCAGCCGCCCACCCCCGAGCATGTCGCGCGAAATGCTTGCAGCGATTTTGCGATAACGACATGCGTAAAAACAAGTAGCAATAGTGCGAGGAGCGAATCTGGACAGATCGCGACGCGCTTACATTCCGCGTGATTATAGTCTCGACCGGATGCACGCAATTCAAGAATATGTTTTCTGACCCGTGATTAATTGTCTCAGTACGGAAGGCCATCCCCGCCGAAAAAGCCGCTCGCCACCACTGGGTCAAAGTCGAAAGCGTCATTTTTCCAAGAGCTTGACCAGGCGCAGAACCAGCAAGCCGAAGATACATATCGTTAGGAAAGACTTAAGCCGCCATATCTATATTTAGCAGTGCGTCGGCCGCCGTGCCGTTCTGACATGAAGTCTGCCGAGTGGCGAAAACCCCGGACGTCCGCATGAGGATAGGAAAAACATAAACCCGGACGGTTTGTGGAGGGGTCTTTTGATGACGAATTCATCAGTGCGCAAGAGCCTGTCGGTCAGCCAACGGCTCTGGACGCTCGGTGGCGCAGCCTTCGTCGGTTTCGGGACGATGCTCGGCGTTGGCTGGTACGAGAATATGCGGGTCGATGCCGCCCTGCGCCGCGCCGGTGAGATCCAGACGAGCGTCAATCATATCGACGCCATGCGGGTTGCCAACCTGACGATGGTGCTCGCCGCCATGGACATTATCGTCGACAAGGACGACAAGGTGGTCGAGCCGGCGCGCATCCAGCTGATCGGCGATTCACTCGTCGTCCTCTCCGGCGGCTCGAAGGACATGCGCCTGCTTGCCGAAGAGATGCGTGACGACAGCCTGCTGAAGAGCTACGACACCGACGTCGCGGCAATGGGCAAGGCGATCCAGAGCGATCTCATCACCCTGGTTCAGCAGGGAGCGCCCGAGGCGGAGTTCGACAAGATCGACGACGCGATCGACGGTGCCGGCGACGAGTTGAGCAGGACGCTCGACAAGCTCGCGGCTGACGGCACGGTCTTTGCGCAACAGCATGTCGAGCTCGCCAATGGTGTATCGCGCGAAGCCCTTATCCTGCAGATCGTTCTTGGCGGCCTGGCCATCCTCAGCATGGGCGTTCTGCAATACGTTCATGGCGGCTCGATCCGACGCGGGATCGGCGCCGTTCGGGAAAGCATGCAGCGCATCATGAGCGGCGATCTTGCCAGCGAGGTCCCGGATAAGGCCCGCGGTGACGAAATCGGCGAAATGGCTCGCGCCGCTGACAGCTTCCGCCTCGCCGCCATCGAAAAGCGCGACCTTGAAGCCCAGACCCAGACCGACCGGCAGCACAGCGATGCCGAGCACCGCGCCCGCGAAGCCGCCAAGCTTGCCGACGCGGAGGCCCTGAACGCCGCCGTCGCCGCTCTCGGCGCCGGCCTCACCCGTCTGTCGGGCGGCGACGTCACCGTTACGATCGACCAGCCGTTCCGCGAGGAGCTGGAGCGTCTGCGCCTGGATTTCAACCAGACGACGGCGACGCTGCGCAAGGCGATGAGCGACATTGCCCTCAACAGCAGCTCGATCGAAGCCAACAGCCGCCAGATGCGCGCCGCAGCCGACGATCTCGCCAAGCGCACCGAGCAGCAGGCCGCGTCGCTCGAAGAAACGTCGGCGGCGCTCGACCAGATCACCGCCACCGTCCGCAACGCGACCAGCCGCGCCGAAGAAGTCGGCCACATGGTCACCCATACCCGGAAAAATACCGCGAAATCGGACATCGTCGTCGGCGATGCGATGGCCGCGATGGAACGGATAGAAGCTGCTTCGCGCGAAATCGGCCAGATCATCAACGTCATCGACGAAATCGCTTTCCAGACGAACCTGCTGGCGCTCAACGCCGGCGTCGAAGCGGCGCGCGCCGGCGAGGCCGGCAAGGGTTTCGCCGTCGTAGCTCAGGAAGTGCGCGAACTCGCCGGCCGAGCGGCGGGCGCCGCCAAGGATATCAAGGCCCTGATCGGAAAATCCGGCGCGGAAGTGAAGATCGGCGGCGAACTGGTGACGGCCGCCGGTGAAGCACTTCGCCAGATCGGCGAAGATGTTCTGCGCATCGACGAACATGTTAAATCAATCGTAACCTCTGCGCGCGAACAATCTGTCGGACTGAACGAAATCAACACGTCGATCAGCCAGATGGATCAGGTCACGCAGAAGAACGCGGCCATGGTGGAAGAGACGAACGCCGCAAGCCATACGCTCGCCATCGACGCGGAAAACCTGACGCAGCTGATCAAGCAGTTCAAAACCGGCGAGGGCATGAGCGCCCGGCAAACGCCGCGAGAGGCAACGGCCGCCTCGCATTCGAGACCTTCTCCCGCGCGCAGCCTGATCGGCAAGGTCGCGGGCGCATTCAACGGCGGCTCTGCCGCCAAAGTCATCGCTTCTCCCGCCGGGGACAACTGGGAAGAATTCTGACCATGAACAACAATGCCATCAAGCAGTCGGGTGCTTATCTCGAAATCGTATCGTTCCACCTGGGTGATCAGGAATTCTGCATCGACATCATGGCCATCCGCGAAATCCGCGGCTGGGCGCCGGTGACGCCGATGCCGCATACTCCGCCCTACGTGCTGGGCCTCATCAACCTGCGCGGCGCGGTCATCCCGGTCATCGACATGGCCTGCCGCCTCGGCATGAAGATGACCGAGCCTTCCGAGCGCTCCGCGATCATCGTCACCGACATCGCCGGCAAGCTGGTCGGCCTGCTGGTCGAGCAGGTTTCCGACATGATGACCATCAAGAGCGAAGACCTGCAGCCGCCGCCGGAAATCATCCCGGAAGCCCAGCGCGCCTTCTGCCGCGGCATCGTCGCACTGGAAAAGACCATGGTCTGCTTCCTCAACCTCGACACGGTGATTGCGGACGAGCTGAACCAGGCAGCTTGAAATTTCTCCACAGTGACGTTGGAAGGCCCGGCTCATCCGGGCCTTTTTGTTTGAAGAAGACCGATTACCGCCAATCTTTACAAGCGGCGTGGCACACCTTCTCCTGCCTCATCTCTGTCCTCGGGCTGCGACCGAGGGATGTCACAGAGATCCAGCCACCGCGCGTCCGCGCGGTGAATGACTCACTTGCAGCAGCTAAAAGAGCCTCTTGCGCCCAAGGACTTGGGCGCGCCGGATTCCTGTGACGGGCACAGGAAAGAGGGCGAGGAGGAACCAACGCCCTGCCCAAATCGAACGCCACCCTCGCCTTATTGCGGCTTCCCGTTCTTCCAGGTCACGTTCTGCCCATACAGCGGAATCGTCGAAATCGACATCTTCGCCGAACCATCCGTCAGTTCTCGGGAATGGGCGAGGTAGATCAGCGTGTCGTTCGCCTTGTCATAGATGCGGTTGACGACCAACGTCTTCCAGATCAGCGACATGCCCTGGCGAAACACCTCGCTGCCGTCCTTGGAGAGATCGATATTGCCGATCTCGATCGGCCCGGTCTGGCGGCAGGCGATGGAATTGTTGGACGGATCCTCGAACCAATTGCCGTTCTTGAACCGGTCGATGAGGCTGCGATCGAAATAGGTGACATGGCAGGTGACACCCTTGACCTGAGGATCGGAGAGCGCCTCGACGATGATGTCGTTGCCGATCCAGTCGACGCCGACCTTGCCGACGACTTCGGCCGAAACGGCGCCAACAGAAAGGGCGACGAAGATGAAGGCGGCGAGAAAAAGATTGCGCGGCTTGGACATGGCGTCTCCCTGGAGCGCCGCACGTTCGACGGGACGTGCTGAAAGCGCTCTATCGCTTTGAATTGGCGCATTTTACATAGGCACGCGCCCGTGCTTTGCAAGAAATGACTCAGGCCTTCCGGCAGGTGCAAGGCACATAGCCACGCGCCGTCAGCCGCCCGGGCGTCATGCCGATCAGTGCCGGGATCGTCTCGACGGCTTTCGCCTTGACCGCCTTGGCCATCTCGATTGCCGCTGCCGCGCAGACGGCGGCATCCTCGGCGGCGTTGTGGTGCATGAAGCGTAAGCCGAGATGCTCGGCAATCAGGTTAAGCCGATGGGAGAGGAAATGCGGCCAGATCCGCTGCGCCATCTTCAGGCTGCAGAGATAGGTGAGTTCGGGATAGGACTGCCGATAGAGATCGAGGCTCGCCCGCCAGACGCTGAAATCGAAGGCGGCATTGTGCGCGATCATCGTCGTGCCCCTGATATCCTCGTAGAACTCGTCCATCACTTCGGGAAACTCCGGCGCATCCTCGACATCTTCCGGCCGGATGCCGTGGATTGCGATGTTCATCCCGGAAAAGCGCATGTCCCTGGGGCGAATGAGCCGCTCCTCAACGCGCGTCACCCTGCCCTCCTCGATCCAGGCGAGCCCGACCGAGCAGGCGCTGCCGCGCTGCTCGTTGGCTGTCTCGAAATCGATGGCGATGGTCTTCAAGGGAAATATCCGAATCGTCTGCCTACCGGAATAATCATAGCCGCGTGCGAAGGCAAATTCCGGCCTGTTGACATCGGAGCCCGAATGGACAAACCTCCTGGCATGATCGGATCCTTCGCCCTTGCCATGCATCATATCACCACGACCCTTGAAGGGTGCGGGAGAGCGATGGTGCGTCACTAGCCGTCCGATCATCCCGAAAACCCTGCCGAGGCGAGCAGGGTTTTCGAAAGATCCGGCTCTCCTCCTCAATCCGAAGGAGAGCATCCAATGTCCGAAAGCGAACAGAATGAAGCCCGCGACCGAGCGCGCCTGCCGGACGGCGTCGTTGTGCGCGCCGTCCGCCTTTCCGATGCCGAGGAGATCACCGATCTCATCAATTTGCCGGGTTATCGGGCCGGCACGCTGCGGCCGCCGTACCAGCGGGTCGAAGAGGTTCGAAAGAACATGGAAAACCCATCGCCGGGCGCGCTGAACCTCGTGATCACGGTCGATGGCAGGATCGTCGGCAATTGCGGCCTCAACCGCCTCGGCGGCCGCCGGCAACACGTCGCCAGCATCGGCATGGGCGTGCACGACGATTTCACCGGCCGTGGCTTCGGCCGCATCCTGCTCGCCGCCATGGTCGTGGCCGCCGACGACTGGCTCGATATCAAGCGGCTGGAACTGACCGTCTACACCGACAACAACACCGCCATCCGGCTTTATGAGAAGTTCGGCTTCGAAAAGGAAGGGCTCCTGCGTTCCTTCGGATATCGCGCGGGACAATATGTCGACGCCTATACGATGGCGCGGATCAGGCTGTGAACGTGCGAGGCCGGCGGCTTGCCGTCAGCCTTCACCCGCCGATCAGTGCCAGCCATTCGTCCTCATCCATGGTCTGGACGCCGAGCTCGCGCGCCTTGTCGAGTTTGGAACCGGCGCCCGGACCGGCGACGACGATATCGGTCTTCTTGGACACCGATCCCGCCACCTTGGCGCCGAGGCTTTCCGCCCTCGCCTTTGCTTCGTCGCGGGTGAATTTTTCGAGCGAGCCGGTGAAGACCACCGTCTTGCCGGCGACCGGGCTTCCCGCCGTCACCGGCTGCTCGGCCTCCACGGGCGTCACCTCTTGCAGCAGACGGCCGATTACCTCGACGTTGCGCGGCTCCTTGTAGAACTCGACCATCGCGCGTGCCACGACCTCGCCGATGCCCTCGATAGCGTTCAAATCGTTCCAGGCATCGCCGGAAAGCGGCGCGGCCTCCTTCATCGCGGTCGCAAAGGCCTCATAGGTGCCGTAGGAGCGCGCCAGCAGCTTCGCCGTGGTTTCTCCGACATGGCGGATGCCGAGCGCATAGATGAAACGGTAAAGCGCGATGCTGCGCCGTTCGTTGATCGCCGCATAGAGCTTGCCGACACTGACCTTGCCGAAGCCGTCGATATTCTCCAGCTTGGTCAGCGACGATTGCTGGCGCCTCTCCAGCGTGAAGATTTCAGGCGCCGTGCGGATCTGTAATGACGGGTCCTCGTTTTCGAAGAAGAAGTCGATCTGCTTCGAGCCGAGCCCCTCAATATCGAAGGCGTTACGCGAGACGAAATGCTTCAGATGCTCCGTCGCCTGTGCCCGGCAGATGAAGCCGCCGGTGCAGCGGCGCACCGAATCCATCTTGCCTGTTTTCTCGTTGACCTCGCGCACCGCATGCGAACCGCAGACCGGACATGTCTTCGGGAATTTGTAGGGCTTTGCCTCCGCCAGGCGCTTTTCCATCACGACGTCGAGGATCTGCGGAATGACATCGCCGGCGCGCTGGACGATGACGGTGTCGCCCTCGCGAATATCGTGCTCCTCCGGCCGGATGCGCTCGCCGCTATTGCCGATGCCCTTGATGTAATCCTCGTTGTGCAGCGTTGCATTGGTGACGACGACGCCGCCGACCGTGATCGGCTTCAGCCGCGCCACCGGCGTCAGCGCCCCGGTGCGGCCGACCTGGATCTCGATCTTCTCGACCTCGGTGAAGGCCTGCTCGGCCGGGAATTTGTGCGCCGTCGCCCAGCGCGGGCTGCGTGAGCGGAAGCCGAGCCGCTGCTGCAGTTCGAGGCTGTCGACTTTGTAGACGACGCCGTCGATGTCGTAGTCGAGATCAGGGCGCTTCAGACCGATCTCATCGTAATGGGCCAGGATGTCGGCCACCGAATTCAGCCGCTTCATCAGCGGGTTCACCGGGAAACCCCATTCCTTGAAGATCTGCACCATGCCCAATTGCGTATCTTCCGGCATCTCCGACATCTCGCCCCAGGCATAGGCGAAGAATTTCAGCTTGCGGCTCGCCGTCACCGTGGCGTCGAGCTGGCGCAGCGATCCGGCGGCGGTGTTGCGCGGATTGACATAGGTTTGCTTGCCCTCCGCCTCCATCTGCCGGTTCAGCGCCAGGAAGTCGCTCTTGGCCATATAGACCTCGCCGCGGACCTCGACGACCGCTGGGACACCCTTCGGCAACTGGTTCGGTATCTCGGCAATGGTCCTGATATTGGCGGTGACGTTCTCCCCCGTCGTGCCGTCGCCGCGCGTGGCTGCCGTCGTCAGCCTGCCCTTCTCGTAGCGGATCGACATCGAAAGGCCGTCGATCTTCGGCTCGGCGGTAAAGGCGATCGACTGGTCCGGCAGGCGGCCGAGGAAGCGGTAGACGCCGGCGACGAAATCCTGCACGTCTTCCTGCGAAAACGTATTGTCGAGCGACAGCATCGGCCGCGCATGAACGACCGGCGAGAAGGTGACGGAGGGAGCGGCGCCGATCTGCCGCGACGGGCTGTCCTCGCGGACCAGTTCGGGAAACCGCGCCTCCAGCGCATCGTTGCGGCGCTTCAGCGCGTCGTAATCCGCATCCGATATCTCCGGCTGGTCCTTGCCGTGATAGAGGGCATCGTGATGCGCAATTTCCTTGGCCAGCCGCTCAAGCTCGGCGGCGGCTTCTTCGATCGTCAATGTCTCGACGTCGGAACCTTTGGTGGACATGGAACATCACTCCAGAGAATCTGGCATTGTTTTTAGAGCAAAATTTCCGGATGAAAAGAGAGGGGGAATCTGCCGCATCGGGCAGATTGCTTTATTCTTGGTCCCAGGCATTACGCAGCCAGATCTCGCAAGATACAGTGCTTGGCATGCCGATGTCCCGCTATCGGACAGGGCCGCCCTCCTGTCCGGCCTTATCCCTGTGTCCGTCACAGGGATAATGGAGATTGAGGTGAGCGGTCGCGCCCAATTCATGCACCTGTGAGGCTTGTCATGGCCTCCAGCCGGCTCGACGAGCGCCGCCTTAGGCGCCGGCAGCAAACGCTAAAGCTCACCGCCTAACGGGCCCATTCCCAGTCTCGCGCATTGCGCAGCCGAATGCCGCTGACATGCAGGCTCGTGTGCCAGAGGCCCTTCAGCGGCGGGAGACTATCGACGGCCCGAAGTTCCACCCCACGCGGCGCAAACTCCCGATCGAGCCGCGACATGGCAATCCGCTCCGTCGGAATGACGCGTCTGCGCGACACCCACATGCCCGCATCCTCAAGGTCTTCGAAGCCTTCGGACCTCATCTCATAACGATGGATCGTCTCCGCTTCGAGACGTTCCAGCCAATGGCGCTCGATGAAGGCCGCGGCCCGCCAGCCGCCAAGCCAGTGCTCCCGCTCCGTCTCGGCCGTCTCGGGTTTTGCCCAGATCAGGATGCGCGGGCAATCACGCGGAAAGAGGTACATGAAGTCATGATCGCCATCGATCGCCCAGACGAGCGGGCCGTTCAGCCATTCCCGGCCTACCGGGCGAACCGAGGGAGTGAGAACAGGACACGGCTCGAACACCGCAATATCGGGATCATCGCTGAAATGGAAAAGGCGCATGACAACGGATCGCGTCGGATCGGAAAGATGTGCATAGCGCGAAGCGCGGTGCTTGTCACGCTGCCGCCTTAAATCGGGTTAGGCGATCAGCCGTTGCCGGCCAGCAGCCGCTTGGCGGCTGCCCTCGCCTCTTCGGTCACCGACGCACCGGCCAGCATGCGGGCGATCTCCTCGGTGCGG
Encoded here:
- a CDS encoding 50S ribosomal protein L11 methyltransferase → MSEIRLYVSTTESKAEQILDLLSEVFGEEDFAIGTTEVDETRDIWEASVYMMAEDEAQVRSRVETALLSAFPDAQLLREVIPDVDWVVKSLEGLKPVRAGRFLVHGSHDRDKVRPGDIAIEIDAGQAFGTGHHGTTAGCLEVIDRVMRSRRVRNALDLGTGSGVLAIAVRKLKNIPVLATDIDPIATRVAAENVRRNGIASGIVARTAPGFHSTAFSEHGPFDLIIANILARPLIRMAPQLAAHLAPGGSVILSGILAAQRWKVIAAYSGARLRHVRTIWRNGWVTIHFDRP
- a CDS encoding GNAT family N-acetyltransferase, whose protein sequence is MSESEQNEARDRARLPDGVVVRAVRLSDAEEITDLINLPGYRAGTLRPPYQRVEEVRKNMENPSPGALNLVITVDGRIVGNCGLNRLGGRRQHVASIGMGVHDDFTGRGFGRILLAAMVVAADDWLDIKRLELTVYTDNNTAIRLYEKFGFEKEGLLRSFGYRAGQYVDAYTMARIRL
- a CDS encoding 3'-5' exonuclease; amino-acid sequence: MKTIAIDFETANEQRGSACSVGLAWIEEGRVTRVEERLIRPRDMRFSGMNIAIHGIRPEDVEDAPEFPEVMDEFYEDIRGTTMIAHNAAFDFSVWRASLDLYRQSYPELTYLCSLKMAQRIWPHFLSHRLNLIAEHLGLRFMHHNAAEDAAVCAAAAIEMAKAVKAKAVETIPALIGMTPGRLTARGYVPCTCRKA
- a CDS encoding SCO family protein, which produces MQTFRIVIWVAVLIVAGVLGASTLYLKKSSDVVAEAPFGVPFTLVSQSGQPITEQALRGKPTALFFGFTHCPEVCPTTLFELNGWMEKVDPKGDKLQAYFVTVDPERDTPEIMNEYVSNVSKRITGISGPPEKIAEVIKGFRVYAKKVPVDEKDPKGDYTMDHTASVFLLDSAGRFSGTIAYGENPDTAIKKLENLVSKG
- a CDS encoding CreA family protein, which translates into the protein MSKPRNLFLAAFIFVALSVGAVSAEVVGKVGVDWIGNDIIVEALSDPQVKGVTCHVTYFDRSLIDRFKNGNWFEDPSNNSIACRQTGPIEIGNIDLSKDGSEVFRQGMSLIWKTLVVNRIYDKANDTLIYLAHSRELTDGSAKMSISTIPLYGQNVTWKNGKPQ
- a CDS encoding DUF6886 family protein, giving the protein MRLFHFSDDPDIAVFEPCPVLTPSVRPVGREWLNGPLVWAIDGDHDFMYLFPRDCPRILIWAKPETAETEREHWLGGWRAAAFIERHWLERLEAETIHRYEMRSEGFEDLEDAGMWVSRRRVIPTERIAMSRLDREFAPRGVELRAVDSLPPLKGLWHTSLHVSGIRLRNARDWEWAR
- the ligA gene encoding NAD-dependent DNA ligase LigA yields the protein MSTKGSDVETLTIEEAAAELERLAKEIAHHDALYHGKDQPEISDADYDALKRRNDALEARFPELVREDSPSRQIGAAPSVTFSPVVHARPMLSLDNTFSQEDVQDFVAGVYRFLGRLPDQSIAFTAEPKIDGLSMSIRYEKGRLTTAATRGDGTTGENVTANIRTIAEIPNQLPKGVPAVVEVRGEVYMAKSDFLALNRQMEAEGKQTYVNPRNTAAGSLRQLDATVTASRKLKFFAYAWGEMSEMPEDTQLGMVQIFKEWGFPVNPLMKRLNSVADILAHYDEIGLKRPDLDYDIDGVVYKVDSLELQQRLGFRSRSPRWATAHKFPAEQAFTEVEKIEIQVGRTGALTPVARLKPITVGGVVVTNATLHNEDYIKGIGNSGERIRPEEHDIREGDTVIVQRAGDVIPQILDVVMEKRLAEAKPYKFPKTCPVCGSHAVREVNEKTGKMDSVRRCTGGFICRAQATEHLKHFVSRNAFDIEGLGSKQIDFFFENEDPSLQIRTAPEIFTLERRQQSSLTKLENIDGFGKVSVGKLYAAINERRSIALYRFIYALGIRHVGETTAKLLARSYGTYEAFATAMKEAAPLSGDAWNDLNAIEGIGEVVARAMVEFYKEPRNVEVIGRLLQEVTPVEAEQPVTAGSPVAGKTVVFTGSLEKFTRDEAKARAESLGAKVAGSVSKKTDIVVAGPGAGSKLDKARELGVQTMDEDEWLALIGG
- a CDS encoding methyl-accepting chemotaxis protein — translated: MTNSSVRKSLSVSQRLWTLGGAAFVGFGTMLGVGWYENMRVDAALRRAGEIQTSVNHIDAMRVANLTMVLAAMDIIVDKDDKVVEPARIQLIGDSLVVLSGGSKDMRLLAEEMRDDSLLKSYDTDVAAMGKAIQSDLITLVQQGAPEAEFDKIDDAIDGAGDELSRTLDKLAADGTVFAQQHVELANGVSREALILQIVLGGLAILSMGVLQYVHGGSIRRGIGAVRESMQRIMSGDLASEVPDKARGDEIGEMARAADSFRLAAIEKRDLEAQTQTDRQHSDAEHRAREAAKLADAEALNAAVAALGAGLTRLSGGDVTVTIDQPFREELERLRLDFNQTTATLRKAMSDIALNSSSIEANSRQMRAAADDLAKRTEQQAASLEETSAALDQITATVRNATSRAEEVGHMVTHTRKNTAKSDIVVGDAMAAMERIEAASREIGQIINVIDEIAFQTNLLALNAGVEAARAGEAGKGFAVVAQEVRELAGRAAGAAKDIKALIGKSGAEVKIGGELVTAAGEALRQIGEDVLRIDEHVKSIVTSAREQSVGLNEINTSISQMDQVTQKNAAMVEETNAASHTLAIDAENLTQLIKQFKTGEGMSARQTPREATAASHSRPSPARSLIGKVAGAFNGGSAAKVIASPAGDNWEEF
- a CDS encoding chemotaxis protein CheW; amino-acid sequence: MNNNAIKQSGAYLEIVSFHLGDQEFCIDIMAIREIRGWAPVTPMPHTPPYVLGLINLRGAVIPVIDMACRLGMKMTEPSERSAIIVTDIAGKLVGLLVEQVSDMMTIKSEDLQPPPEIIPEAQRAFCRGIVALEKTMVCFLNLDTVIADELNQAA